One Dokdonia sp. Dokd-P16 genomic window carries:
- a CDS encoding DUF6146 family protein translates to MKKIIYLAILTATIIGCATTSGTKDIGNTADNASDTVRIANDSLEYEIIIIEPGFNTWLVTQRPRGFYGQFFLENKNRFYVTEYNNRVNNISQYDPNLYIQRIDYNSNTDYGYEVNYLLYNWFEFFQERNNQKLR, encoded by the coding sequence ATGAAAAAGATAATTTACTTAGCAATTCTTACCGCAACCATAATAGGCTGTGCAACTACAAGTGGTACAAAAGATATAGGCAATACTGCAGATAATGCATCAGACACAGTACGCATTGCAAATGATAGCCTAGAATATGAAATTATTATCATAGAACCAGGCTTCAATACATGGCTAGTCACACAACGCCCTAGAGGATTTTATGGACAGTTTTTCTTAGAAAATAAAAACAGATTTTATGTTACTGAGTATAACAATAGAGTAAATAATATTTCTCAATACGATCCAAATCTATATATCCAGCGCATAGATTACAATTCAAATACCGATTATGGCTATGAAGTTAATTACCTATTATATAATTGGTTTGAATTTTTTCAAGAACGCAACAATCAGAAACTACGATAA
- a CDS encoding DUF6787 family protein produces the protein MKDFKKRWEITQNWQFIHIILGLIAALFSAYLIARAIYVPAYDTSVPVATILLSLPIAFLIIWITLWLFKKLYSRWGVTYRWELVAIFLAFAVTGSTAGRLSNPLMDLIGLSKDVTTGWIYWPVRILLIFPIYQVLLVIFGWIFGQYAFFKAFATKMVSRMGLGFLFPKKA, from the coding sequence ATGAAAGACTTTAAAAAACGCTGGGAAATCACTCAAAACTGGCAATTTATACATATTATTCTTGGCTTGATAGCGGCTCTTTTTTCGGCATATTTAATAGCTCGAGCTATTTATGTGCCGGCATATGACACTTCTGTACCCGTTGCAACGATTTTACTTAGCCTACCTATAGCATTCTTAATTATATGGATAACGCTTTGGCTATTTAAAAAGCTCTATTCAAGATGGGGAGTTACTTATCGTTGGGAGCTCGTAGCCATATTTCTTGCATTTGCTGTAACTGGTTCAACAGCTGGACGTCTTTCTAATCCCTTAATGGATCTTATAGGCTTAAGTAAAGATGTTACAACGGGTTGGATTTATTGGCCTGTTAGAATCTTGTTAATTTTTCCCATTTATCAAGTGCTTTTAGTGATATTTGGCTGGATATTTGGCCAGTATGCGTTCTTCAAAGCGTTTGCTACTAAAATGGTCTCAAGAATGGGACTGGGATTTTTATTTCCAAAGAAAGCTTGA
- a CDS encoding TonB-dependent receptor: MKFYLWLSIALLSITSTAQECTYTLSGYIIDLHDNEVLSGATIIVAGSEDAVMTDSLGKYVITGLCANNYTLQVSHPACETQIVKVDVNSNTTRNINMEHHLESLGDVEVVAHAHKSKSRTATEAVVNHDFLESNSAASLGDALKNLSGVTSLNTGNSVVKPVIQGLHSSRVVLITEGTRLQDQEWGVEHAPNIDVNAAGEVTVIKGAAGLQYGGDAIGGTIIIEPEQVPVKDTIFGRTIITGATNGRGGSITTSLIKSYNNGWYGGINGTLKRFGDAEAPDYVLSNTALSEKDISVRLGVNKYRYGVEGSYSIFDKESGILRSSHVGNAADLSVAINSQEPFVVEPFTYDIEAPRQEVTHQIAKLKSFYRFDNFGKLSAQVDYQRNNRLEFDIRRDSDDLRPSIDLQLETFGGKIDFDYTADNSITAKVGVSGNYQDHFPDPSTGVRRLIPDYQAFDFGVYALGSKNFGKWTLEAGARFDYNRINAEKFYATSLWEDRGYDVQFPQFEREEFQNQIFVKPEFEYNNFSATAGASYEVNDATTVSLNYALASRSPNVSELFSDGLHQSAARIELGDLSFNQEVANKISLNFTRSTDTWSFTIAPFANFIEDFILIEPTGVQQTIRGSFPVWEYRQTQARLLGFDIDNNVQVTDRFEFSNQFSLVKGKDKTLDRALINMPSASTRNTITYHIPEVNNLKLSLESNYVFRQNEFPDTNFDVFIPETNTTELVDISTPPDAYHLLNFRSSIDFAINEKSKLNVGLMVNNLFDTSYREYLNRQRYFADDLGRNVLLQLKINY; the protein is encoded by the coding sequence ATGAAATTTTATTTATGGCTTAGCATTGCCTTGCTGAGTATTACGAGTACAGCACAAGAGTGTACCTATACCCTATCTGGTTATATTATAGACCTGCATGATAATGAAGTATTATCTGGTGCAACTATTATAGTTGCCGGGTCTGAAGATGCTGTGATGACTGATAGCCTAGGCAAATATGTTATTACAGGACTTTGTGCAAACAATTACACGCTACAAGTGTCGCATCCTGCATGTGAAACTCAAATAGTAAAAGTAGATGTAAACAGCAATACTACTCGTAATATCAACATGGAACATCACCTAGAGTCACTAGGCGATGTCGAAGTTGTAGCACATGCTCATAAAAGTAAAAGCCGCACAGCGACAGAAGCTGTTGTAAACCATGATTTTCTAGAAAGTAACAGTGCAGCCTCACTAGGTGATGCGCTTAAAAATCTAAGCGGTGTCACTTCATTAAACACAGGTAACTCTGTAGTAAAACCAGTAATACAAGGACTACACTCTAGTAGGGTTGTTCTTATTACAGAAGGTACGCGTTTACAAGATCAAGAATGGGGTGTAGAACATGCTCCAAATATTGATGTGAATGCAGCTGGAGAAGTAACTGTTATTAAAGGAGCTGCCGGTTTACAATATGGCGGTGATGCTATAGGTGGTACTATCATTATAGAACCAGAGCAGGTGCCTGTAAAAGATACTATTTTTGGGAGAACTATTATTACCGGCGCGACCAATGGTCGTGGAGGTTCTATTACAACTTCATTGATAAAGTCTTATAACAATGGCTGGTACGGAGGCATAAACGGGACTTTAAAACGTTTCGGAGATGCAGAAGCACCAGATTATGTATTAAGTAATACAGCACTTTCAGAGAAAGATATATCTGTACGTTTAGGAGTTAATAAATACCGTTACGGTGTGGAGGGTAGTTACTCGATTTTTGACAAAGAGTCTGGTATTTTACGATCATCACACGTAGGTAATGCTGCAGATCTCTCGGTTGCAATAAATAGCCAAGAGCCATTTGTGGTAGAGCCATTTACATACGATATTGAGGCCCCTAGACAAGAAGTAACACACCAGATAGCAAAACTTAAATCATTCTATCGCTTTGATAACTTTGGAAAATTAAGCGCTCAAGTAGATTACCAGCGCAACAACAGACTAGAGTTTGATATACGTCGCGATAGTGATGACTTAAGACCTTCTATTGATTTACAACTAGAAACTTTTGGAGGGAAAATAGACTTTGATTATACGGCAGATAATTCCATCACTGCAAAAGTGGGAGTATCTGGTAATTATCAAGATCATTTTCCTGATCCGTCTACCGGAGTGAGAAGACTTATCCCAGATTACCAAGCTTTTGATTTTGGTGTATATGCGTTAGGTTCTAAAAACTTTGGTAAATGGACTTTAGAAGCTGGTGCTAGATTTGATTATAACCGCATCAATGCAGAAAAGTTTTATGCAACAAGCTTATGGGAAGACCGAGGTTATGATGTTCAATTCCCTCAGTTTGAGCGGGAAGAATTTCAGAATCAAATCTTTGTCAAACCTGAGTTTGAGTATAACAACTTTTCGGCAACTGCTGGAGCCTCTTATGAGGTAAATGATGCGACTACAGTTTCCTTAAACTATGCGCTGGCTTCACGCTCGCCTAATGTATCAGAATTATTTTCTGATGGATTACACCAGAGTGCTGCCCGTATAGAACTAGGTGATCTAAGTTTTAATCAAGAAGTCGCAAATAAAATTTCATTGAATTTTACAAGATCTACAGATACTTGGAGTTTTACTATTGCCCCGTTTGCAAACTTTATTGAGGATTTTATCCTTATAGAGCCTACAGGCGTACAGCAAACTATAAGAGGTAGTTTTCCTGTATGGGAGTATAGACAGACACAAGCAAGACTGTTAGGTTTTGACATAGATAACAATGTTCAGGTAACAGATCGTTTTGAATTTTCTAACCAGTTTTCACTGGTAAAAGGAAAGGATAAAACTTTAGACCGTGCTTTAATTAATATGCCTTCGGCAAGTACTCGTAATACGATTACATACCATATTCCAGAGGTAAATAACTTAAAGCTGTCACTTGAAAGTAACTATGTATTTCGTCAAAATGAATTTCCAGATACAAATTTTGACGTTTTTATACCAGAAACAAACACTACAGAGTTAGTAGATATAAGTACACCTCCCGATGCTTATCATTTACTCAACTTTAGAAGCTCTATTGATTTTGCAATAAATGAAAAGAGTAAACTAAATGTAGGTTTGATGGTAAATAATCTATTTGACACCTCTTATAGGGAGTACTTAAATCGCCAGCGCTATTTTGCAGATGATCTAGGTAGAAATGTATTATTACAACTTAAAATTAATTATTAA
- a CDS encoding type 1 periplasmic binding fold superfamily protein, giving the protein MKNFRNYTLIALTAISLAACSSDDDADIPEIINEEEVITTVTLTLQSGSETIVLRSQDLDGDGPNAPTVTVSGDLDVSTVYNGSIEFLNETESPAEDITEEVVEESDEHQVFYTPSTGLDAAVTYEDFDGNGNPLGTIVTFTTGDTAGEGTLTVTLRHEPNKPNDGSLSDAGGETDVQVTFPVTVE; this is encoded by the coding sequence ATGAAAAACTTTAGAAATTACACACTTATCGCCCTTACTGCTATTAGCCTTGCAGCTTGTTCTAGTGATGATGATGCAGACATTCCAGAAATTATAAATGAAGAAGAGGTAATCACTACGGTAACTCTCACTCTTCAATCTGGCTCAGAAACAATAGTACTTAGATCACAAGATCTTGATGGAGATGGTCCTAATGCACCTACAGTAACAGTATCTGGTGACTTAGATGTAAGTACTGTCTACAATGGTAGTATTGAGTTTCTGAATGAAACAGAAAGCCCAGCCGAGGATATCACCGAAGAAGTAGTAGAAGAATCTGATGAGCACCAAGTATTCTATACTCCTAGTACAGGTCTTGACGCTGCTGTGACTTATGAGGATTTTGATGGTAACGGTAATCCACTAGGTACTATTGTAACCTTTACTACAGGAGATACAGCAGGTGAAGGTACACTTACTGTAACTTTACGCCACGAGCCTAATAAGCCTAACGATGGTTCGTTAAGTGATGCTGGTGGTGAGACTGATGTTCAAGTAACATTTCCAGTTACAGTAGAATAG